From Virgibacillus natechei, the proteins below share one genomic window:
- the floA gene encoding flotillin-like protein FloA (flotillin-like protein involved in membrane lipid rafts), translating to MEISELMPLIIIGVILIALAILFTFIPVALWISALAAGVKVSIFTLVGMRLRRVVPNRVINPLIKAHKAGLSVQTNQLESHYLAGGNVDRVVNALIAAHRANIELPFERGAAIDLAGRDVLEAVQMSVNPEVIETPFIAGIAMDGIEVKAKARITVRANIDRLVGGAGEETIIARVGEGVVSTIGSAEGHSKVLENPDSISQTVLGKGLDAGTAFEILSIDIADVDIGKNIGAILQTDQAEADKNIAQAKAEERRAMAVAQEQEMVARVQEMRAKVVEAEADVPLALAEALRSGNLGVMDYMNYKNIDADTDMRDTIGKLTDENNNDENDPK from the coding sequence ATGGAAATATCAGAACTTATGCCCCTTATTATAATCGGGGTTATATTGATTGCACTAGCAATCTTATTTACGTTTATACCAGTAGCGCTGTGGATCAGTGCATTAGCAGCTGGGGTTAAAGTTAGTATATTCACGTTAGTCGGTATGCGATTACGTCGTGTAGTACCAAATAGAGTGATTAATCCTTTAATTAAAGCACACAAAGCTGGATTAAGCGTGCAAACCAACCAGTTGGAGAGTCACTACTTAGCTGGTGGTAATGTGGACAGAGTTGTAAATGCGCTTATTGCAGCACATAGAGCTAATATTGAATTACCTTTCGAACGCGGTGCAGCTATTGACCTAGCAGGCCGTGATGTACTTGAAGCAGTACAAATGAGTGTAAATCCTGAAGTAATTGAAACACCATTTATTGCTGGTATAGCGATGGATGGAATTGAAGTTAAAGCAAAAGCAAGAATTACGGTTCGTGCTAACATTGACCGTCTAGTCGGTGGTGCAGGGGAAGAAACAATCATTGCACGTGTCGGTGAAGGTGTTGTAAGTACCATTGGAAGTGCAGAGGGACACTCGAAAGTGTTAGAAAATCCAGATTCTATTTCTCAGACAGTATTAGGTAAAGGATTAGATGCTGGTACTGCATTTGAAATTCTCTCGATCGATATTGCTGATGTTGACATCGGTAAAAACATTGGAGCTATTCTGCAGACAGATCAAGCTGAGGCCGATAAAAATATTGCACAAGCTAAAGCGGAAGAACGTCGCGCTATGGCTGTTGCTCAAGAACAAGAAATGGTTGCACGTGTTCAAGAAATGCGCGCCAAAGTTGTTGAGGCAGAAGCAGATGTTCCTCTTGCGCTTGCAGAAGCATTACGCTCAGGTAACTTGGGAGTAATGGATTATATGAATTATAAAAATATCGATGCAGATACAGATATGCGCGATACAATTGGAAAATTGACTGACGAAAATAATAATGACGAAAATGATCCAAAATAA
- the recO gene encoding DNA repair protein RecO, whose protein sequence is MLEKIDGIIIKTQDYGETNKIVTIFSKKLGKFSAIARGAKKPKSRMAAVTQPFIYGEFFVYVNSGLSTMQQGEVLHSFRAIREDIIKTAYTAYITELTDKLMEFQNPDIYIYGELIQSMDWISEQEDADIPIMMYELKLFEKGGFAPTVDRCVNCGNNEGLTAFSIAEGGLLCSRCRNFDQQAISLPASVAKLFYVLANAQLERVGSISIKPENKQLLRHILDAYYDQYGGYFLKSRKFLNQLDSLR, encoded by the coding sequence GTGCTCGAAAAAATTGATGGGATTATAATTAAAACGCAGGATTATGGTGAAACAAATAAAATAGTTACGATATTTAGTAAAAAGCTTGGAAAATTCTCTGCTATTGCTAGAGGAGCAAAAAAACCTAAAAGTAGAATGGCTGCTGTAACGCAGCCATTCATCTATGGTGAGTTTTTTGTCTATGTGAATAGTGGATTAAGTACCATGCAGCAAGGTGAAGTACTACACTCATTTAGAGCAATTCGTGAAGATATTATAAAGACAGCTTATACAGCCTACATAACTGAATTGACAGATAAATTAATGGAATTTCAGAACCCGGATATTTATATTTATGGCGAGCTTATTCAATCGATGGATTGGATTTCCGAACAGGAGGATGCGGACATACCAATAATGATGTATGAATTAAAATTATTTGAAAAGGGTGGATTTGCTCCTACTGTAGATAGATGTGTTAATTGTGGAAATAACGAGGGACTTACAGCGTTTTCTATTGCGGAAGGCGGATTATTGTGTAGTCGTTGTAGAAATTTTGATCAGCAGGCAATATCATTACCTGCATCGGTTGCTAAACTTTTCTATGTACTTGCAAATGCACAGCTTGAAAGGGTAGGCTCTATCTCAATAAAACCAGAAAACAAACAATTATTACGCCATATATTGGATGCCTATTACGATCAGTATGGAGGATATTTTTTGAAATCACGTAAGTTCTTAAATCAATTGGACTCCTTAAGGTAA
- the ybeY gene encoding rRNA maturation RNase YbeY, with product MYIDFHDSTNSVPTDYIDLLQRLLLFSANKEGISAEAEISINFVDNNEIQELNRNYRQQDTPTDVISFALQETVEGELEIIGENIPLVLGDVVISVDKANEQAMEYNHSMERELGFLTVHGFLHLLGYDHQDEEEEMSMFQKQEEILEEFGIER from the coding sequence ATGTATATTGATTTTCATGATTCAACAAATTCTGTTCCTACTGATTATATCGATTTATTACAACGACTACTCCTATTTTCAGCTAACAAAGAAGGTATTTCTGCTGAAGCCGAAATTTCGATTAATTTTGTGGACAATAATGAGATTCAAGAGTTAAATCGAAACTATCGACAACAGGATACACCTACTGACGTTATATCCTTTGCATTACAAGAAACGGTTGAAGGGGAATTGGAAATTATCGGTGAAAATATTCCGTTGGTTTTGGGAGATGTTGTAATCTCTGTAGATAAAGCGAATGAACAGGCAATGGAGTATAATCATTCCATGGAGAGAGAGTTAGGTTTTTTAACCGTTCATGGTTTTCTTCATTTGCTAGGATATGATCACCAGGATGAAGAAGAAGAAATGTCAATGTTTCAAAAGCAGGAAGAAATATTAGAGGAATTTGGCATTGAGCGATAA
- a CDS encoding PhoH family protein, producing MSENLKEIDLQLANTSEALALFGTNDKYLKQIEEQLNVSIVTRGEQVRVSGTDEDISLVQDILLTLLSVIRKGLSISERDVVYAVDLAKNGKINQFETLFEDEITKNAKGKSIRVKTLGQKDYIDAIRSNDLVFGIGPAGTGKTYLAVVMAVHALKNGNVKRIIVTRPAVEAGESLGFLPGDLKEKVDPYLRPLYDALHDVLGVEHTLRLIERETIEIAPLAYMRGRTLDDAFVILDEAQNTTPEQIKMFLTRLGFGSKMIVNGDITQVDLPKGATSGLKVAKNLLSSIKGVGFIHLDQSDVVRHPLVQRIIDAYEKNN from the coding sequence ATGTCAGAGAACCTCAAGGAAATAGATTTACAATTAGCAAATACAAGTGAAGCCTTAGCTTTATTTGGAACAAATGATAAATATTTAAAACAAATTGAAGAACAATTAAATGTATCGATTGTAACAAGAGGAGAGCAGGTTAGAGTGTCGGGCACAGATGAAGATATCTCACTTGTTCAGGACATACTTTTGACATTATTATCGGTAATTAGAAAAGGGTTATCGATCTCTGAACGAGATGTTGTCTATGCTGTTGATTTAGCTAAAAATGGAAAAATCAATCAATTTGAAACACTATTTGAAGATGAAATAACGAAAAACGCAAAAGGGAAATCAATTCGAGTAAAAACGTTAGGACAAAAAGATTATATTGATGCAATTAGATCCAATGACCTTGTTTTTGGAATTGGCCCTGCAGGTACTGGTAAAACTTATTTAGCTGTTGTAATGGCTGTTCATGCCTTAAAAAATGGAAATGTGAAGCGCATTATAGTAACGCGACCTGCTGTTGAGGCGGGAGAAAGCTTAGGTTTTTTACCAGGTGATCTAAAGGAAAAGGTCGATCCATATCTTCGTCCATTGTATGACGCATTACATGATGTTCTAGGTGTAGAGCATACTTTGCGTTTAATAGAACGGGAGACAATCGAAATTGCACCTCTTGCCTATATGCGTGGCCGAACACTAGATGATGCGTTTGTCATTTTGGATGAAGCTCAGAATACAACACCAGAACAGATTAAAATGTTCTTAACACGTTTAGGTTTTGGATCAAAGATGATCGTAAATGGTGATATTACACAGGTTGATTTACCAAAAGGGGCAACATCAGGTCTGAAAGTAGCAAAAAACCTCCTATCATCCATTAAGGGGGTAGGATTTATACATCTGGATCAGTCAGATGTAGTTAGACATCCATTAGTACAACGGATTATTGATGCTTATGAAAAAAACAATTAG
- the yqfD gene encoding sporulation protein YqfD, translated as MKHKQGSFIRGYVTVQIKGNRPELFFQKCMQAGILVWDIKKTGDDLCVGNVKLSDIKKIRSIKRKMDYKIQFISKKGYPFFIKRFTRKKQLMVGLIMSFMLIIFLSNIIWEVRITGVPSDIEEKISKQLNNYGIHSGAWIFTLESPNSIQQQLVQDVPELLWVGVHQKGTTFYLEGVEKSIVKEEESRGPRHLIANKKGIIKNMYVSEGLPRVAVNDYVEPGDVLVSGILNEDEIEAEKEEDENSEETETNLELVTADGEITATTWYEVTVNVPLEGNYEHVTGNQKDKYYLQLGRLQLPIWGFGKPDYDEIHRESNEKSINFFKWELPIKFVTNTLSEKVNNNVERTKEEAINTGIQQAKNELKLQLGQDSKIISENVLHETTESGKVKLNLYISVEEDIVRNEPIQPINQGD; from the coding sequence ATGAAGCATAAACAAGGTTCATTTATTAGAGGATATGTGACGGTTCAAATTAAAGGGAACAGACCTGAGCTATTTTTTCAAAAATGCATGCAAGCAGGTATATTAGTATGGGATATTAAAAAAACAGGTGATGATTTATGTGTTGGAAATGTTAAACTAAGTGATATAAAAAAAATAAGGTCTATAAAACGAAAAATGGATTATAAAATACAATTCATAAGTAAAAAAGGATATCCATTTTTTATCAAACGATTTACGAGAAAAAAACAACTTATGGTTGGGTTGATTATGAGTTTCATGCTTATAATATTTCTATCAAATATAATCTGGGAAGTTAGAATCACAGGTGTTCCTTCAGATATTGAAGAAAAAATTAGTAAACAGCTAAATAATTATGGCATTCATTCGGGTGCCTGGATTTTTACATTGGAATCACCTAATAGTATTCAACAACAATTAGTACAAGATGTACCTGAACTATTATGGGTTGGTGTGCATCAAAAAGGGACAACCTTTTACCTAGAAGGTGTAGAAAAGTCAATCGTTAAAGAAGAAGAAAGCAGAGGACCACGACATTTGATAGCAAATAAAAAAGGCATAATTAAAAATATGTATGTTTCAGAAGGGCTCCCAAGGGTAGCTGTAAATGATTACGTCGAACCAGGAGATGTATTGGTTTCTGGTATACTAAATGAAGATGAAATTGAAGCAGAAAAAGAAGAAGACGAGAATTCCGAAGAAACGGAGACAAACTTGGAGCTAGTAACTGCTGATGGAGAGATAACCGCTACTACATGGTATGAGGTGACCGTTAATGTGCCATTAGAGGGTAATTATGAACATGTAACAGGGAATCAGAAGGATAAGTATTATTTACAGCTAGGTCGCCTACAATTACCGATATGGGGTTTTGGGAAGCCTGATTACGATGAAATTCACAGGGAATCAAATGAAAAGTCGATAAACTTTTTTAAATGGGAATTACCTATTAAATTTGTTACAAATACCCTAAGTGAAAAGGTCAATAATAATGTAGAAAGAACAAAAGAAGAGGCTATAAATACAGGAATTCAACAAGCTAAAAATGAATTGAAGTTACAATTAGGACAAGATTCAAAAATCATCTCCGAGAATGTTTTGCATGAAACAACCGAGAGTGGTAAAGTTAAATTAAACTTATATATTAGTGTAGAAGAAGATATTGTCAGAAACGAACCAATTCAACCTATAAATCAAGGAGATTGA
- a CDS encoding YqzL family protein produces MVDITWKIFSETGNIETYLLMKELENEHRPNEVTQTENEVNESLDTRV; encoded by the coding sequence GTGGTCGATATTACGTGGAAAATATTCAGTGAAACGGGGAACATTGAAACCTATTTATTAATGAAAGAGTTAGAAAATGAACATAGACCAAATGAGGTCACACAGACTGAAAATGAAGTAAACGAATCACTGGACACGAGGGTATAA
- the era gene encoding GTPase Era, with protein sequence MDNFKSGFIAIIGRPNVGKSTFMNKVIGQKIAIMSDKPQTTRNKIQGVLTDDDAQIVFIDTPGIHKPKHRLGDFMVRIAENTLNEVDAILFMIDAKEGYGKGDQYILDRLQQVNRPVYLIINKVDLVHPNDLLPLIDQYRQKYTFEEIVPISALKGNNVTHLLDVLKTHLPEGPQYYPEDQVTDHPERFIITELIREKVLQLTKEEIPHSVTVVLENFETRDTNTIFIQATVITERKTQKGILIGKQGTMLKNIGKSARQDIEVLLGSKVYLELWVKVNKDWRNKQSQLNEYGFRSDDY encoded by the coding sequence ATGGATAATTTTAAATCAGGATTTATTGCAATTATTGGTAGACCAAATGTCGGAAAATCAACGTTTATGAATAAAGTGATTGGACAGAAAATAGCGATTATGAGTGATAAACCACAAACAACAAGAAATAAAATTCAAGGCGTGTTAACAGATGATGATGCACAAATAGTCTTTATTGACACACCTGGTATTCATAAACCAAAGCATCGATTGGGCGATTTCATGGTAAGGATCGCAGAAAATACATTAAATGAAGTGGATGCTATTTTATTTATGATTGATGCAAAGGAAGGATATGGAAAAGGTGATCAATATATTTTGGATCGCCTGCAACAGGTTAATCGCCCCGTATATCTGATCATAAATAAGGTAGATTTGGTACATCCTAATGATTTGCTTCCGTTAATTGATCAATACCGACAAAAGTATACTTTTGAAGAAATTGTACCTATATCAGCTTTAAAAGGAAATAATGTTACACATTTACTAGATGTGCTAAAAACACATTTACCTGAAGGTCCTCAATATTATCCGGAAGATCAAGTGACGGATCACCCTGAACGCTTTATTATTACGGAATTAATCAGAGAAAAGGTTTTACAATTAACAAAAGAAGAAATACCACATTCGGTAACCGTTGTCCTTGAAAATTTTGAAACAAGGGATACGAACACTATATTTATTCAAGCAACCGTAATAACGGAGAGAAAAACTCAAAAAGGTATATTAATCGGTAAGCAAGGAACCATGCTGAAAAATATTGGAAAAAGTGCGCGTCAAGATATCGAAGTACTACTTGGGTCGAAAGTGTATTTAGAGCTTTGGGTAAAGGTAAATAAAGACTGGAGAAATAAACAGAGTCAGCTTAATGAATATGGATTCCGAAGTGATGATTATTAA
- the glyQ gene encoding glycine--tRNA ligase subunit alpha: protein MNIQEMILTLQKHWSEQNCIIMQAYDVEKGAGTMSPMTLLRSLGPEPWNVAYVEPSRRPADGRYGDNPNRLYQHHQFQVIMKPSPDNIQDLYLESLEKLGIDPLKHDIRFVEDNWENPTLGAAGLGWEVWLDGMEITQFTYFQQIGGLEANPVTVELTYGIERLASYIQDKENVFDLEWTNGVTVKDIFFQPEYEHSKYTFEESNTDMLFQLFTMYENEAKDTMEKGLVFPSYDYVLKCSHTFNLLDAKGVISVTERTGYISRIRKLARNIAKSYVAERERLGFPMLKKEEK, encoded by the coding sequence ATGAATATCCAGGAAATGATTTTAACACTTCAAAAACACTGGTCTGAACAAAATTGTATTATTATGCAGGCATACGATGTAGAAAAAGGTGCAGGTACAATGTCACCGATGACATTACTAAGAAGTCTGGGGCCAGAGCCTTGGAATGTTGCTTATGTGGAGCCGTCAAGAAGGCCTGCTGATGGGCGATATGGAGATAATCCAAACAGACTTTACCAGCATCACCAATTTCAGGTGATTATGAAGCCATCACCTGACAATATTCAGGATTTGTATTTAGAATCCTTAGAAAAGCTTGGAATTGACCCACTGAAGCATGATATTCGTTTTGTTGAAGACAATTGGGAAAATCCAACACTTGGAGCAGCTGGATTGGGATGGGAGGTCTGGCTGGATGGAATGGAAATCACGCAATTTACTTATTTTCAGCAAATAGGCGGACTGGAAGCAAATCCAGTAACAGTTGAATTAACGTATGGGATTGAGCGACTGGCATCGTATATTCAAGATAAAGAGAATGTTTTTGATTTGGAATGGACGAATGGCGTTACCGTTAAGGATATATTCTTCCAGCCTGAATATGAACATTCTAAGTATACATTTGAAGAATCGAATACCGATATGCTGTTTCAGCTATTTACGATGTATGAAAACGAAGCGAAAGATACGATGGAAAAAGGTTTGGTTTTCCCATCCTATGATTATGTATTAAAATGCTCGCACACATTTAATCTGTTGGATGCAAAAGGAGTTATCTCTGTAACAGAACGCACAGGCTATATTTCAAGAATCAGAAAGCTTGCTAGAAATATTGCGAAATCCTATGTTGCTGAAAGAGAACGGCTTGGATTTCCCATGTTGAAAAAGGAGGAGAAATAA
- a CDS encoding diacylglycerol kinase family protein — translation MSDKKKDPIGFSFAWNGIREVARTERNFQIHLAATLLIIIAGFIFQLTRLEWAILFLVIGLVLVAEITNSAIEKIMDHLKPELDPSAGVIKDIAAGAVLVSAITALVVGLIIFIPKLYVLL, via the coding sequence TTGAGCGATAAAAAAAAGGATCCAATCGGATTTTCTTTCGCATGGAATGGAATACGTGAAGTTGCTAGAACTGAACGAAATTTTCAAATTCATCTGGCAGCAACGCTTCTTATCATCATTGCAGGTTTTATCTTTCAATTAACACGTTTAGAGTGGGCCATCCTTTTTTTAGTTATAGGCTTGGTATTAGTAGCGGAAATCACAAACAGTGCTATTGAGAAAATTATGGATCACCTTAAACCGGAACTGGACCCATCAGCAGGAGTTATTAAAGATATTGCTGCTGGAGCGGTCTTAGTATCGGCAATTACTGCTCTTGTGGTAGGTTTGATTATATTTATTCCAAAGTTATACGTTTTACTATAG
- a CDS encoding HD family phosphohydrolase encodes MKKIFNSLKSLLIIRNQSIFILISVLLLGLFFFFISLNNVHTQAYDIERFGIADETIRSPLTFEKEQETERETREAIQSVEDKFEISDEMTEERVEYVEEIFDALEKSEEEIYKLSDVEDENTPVPMTNDEKVQQLKQLLSPEISDAVRDEIWLQLLELSSHDREEGKMVFVDSLKESLEKGVRSENIATEASTLKQSIEDSDLDQDVKEPLYDLSEFAIVENSFFDVEQTMDERREAANSIEPVVIRAGDIIVREGQTITNEVYEELDFAGLLSNERNVYPIIGLALLITLIISVIAYEMVKLAKQNKLDQRKMISIVFISIMVISLMKAISLYTVQGSQMFYLVPVATGVLLVKQLINERFAVILCTLYAILGSIIFNGEIPGSLNFEVGIYFFFAQLAGILFLTDVKDRLAILKAGIGMAVVNVITVLLFIFLSFENYALEDVFTQAGFGIAAAFFSAVLTIGLLPFFETVLGVLTDSKLLQLSNPNQPLLKKILTEAPGTYHHSVMVANLSETACEAIGANGLLARVGSYYHDIGKTVRPHYFIENQLSINNPHDVIAPRQSAEIIINHPYDGADMLKKYKLPKDIIDIAQQHHGTTLLKYFYYKEKEGNKLVKEKQYRYPGPKPQSKEAAIICICDSVEAAVRSLNEPTEEKIEEIVASIVNDRMMDGQFDDTPITLRDLKIIRLTICEALKGIFHSRIQYPIKEAK; translated from the coding sequence ATGAAAAAGATATTCAATAGCCTAAAATCATTATTGATCATAAGAAATCAATCAATTTTTATACTAATATCTGTATTGTTGTTAGGTTTATTTTTCTTTTTTATTTCATTAAATAATGTTCACACCCAAGCATATGATATTGAACGTTTTGGTATCGCTGACGAAACGATAAGGTCACCCTTAACCTTTGAGAAAGAACAGGAAACAGAACGTGAAACCAGAGAAGCTATTCAATCGGTTGAAGATAAATTTGAAATATCGGACGAAATGACAGAGGAACGTGTTGAATATGTCGAAGAAATTTTTGATGCATTAGAGAAATCAGAAGAAGAAATTTATAAGCTTTCCGATGTTGAGGATGAAAACACGCCAGTTCCAATGACAAATGATGAAAAAGTACAACAATTAAAACAGCTATTGTCACCTGAAATTTCCGACGCTGTTCGTGACGAAATTTGGCTACAACTTCTCGAATTATCAAGTCATGATCGAGAAGAAGGAAAAATGGTATTCGTGGATTCATTAAAGGAATCCTTGGAAAAAGGCGTTCGATCTGAAAATATTGCAACGGAGGCCTCAACGCTCAAACAAAGTATTGAAGATTCAGATTTAGATCAAGATGTAAAAGAACCTTTATACGATCTTAGTGAATTTGCAATTGTTGAAAACTCCTTTTTTGACGTTGAACAAACCATGGATGAGCGAAGGGAAGCCGCGAATAGTATAGAACCTGTTGTAATTAGAGCAGGTGATATAATTGTCAGGGAAGGACAAACCATAACGAATGAGGTTTATGAAGAACTTGATTTTGCAGGATTGTTGAGTAATGAGCGAAATGTTTATCCTATAATCGGTTTAGCATTATTAATTACGCTTATAATTAGTGTAATTGCATATGAAATGGTAAAGCTTGCGAAGCAAAATAAACTGGATCAAAGGAAAATGATCTCGATCGTTTTTATTAGCATTATGGTAATCTCACTAATGAAAGCAATCAGCTTATATACAGTACAAGGAAGCCAAATGTTTTATCTTGTACCGGTTGCTACAGGCGTGTTGTTAGTCAAGCAGTTAATTAATGAACGCTTCGCGGTAATTCTCTGTACCTTATATGCTATTTTAGGTAGCATCATTTTTAACGGTGAAATACCAGGATCTTTAAATTTTGAAGTAGGTATATACTTCTTCTTTGCTCAACTAGCCGGAATTCTTTTCTTGACGGATGTAAAAGATCGGTTAGCTATACTTAAAGCTGGTATTGGAATGGCGGTTGTAAATGTTATAACCGTACTATTATTTATATTTCTATCATTTGAAAATTATGCTTTAGAAGACGTATTCACTCAAGCGGGTTTTGGAATAGCTGCTGCATTTTTTTCAGCTGTTCTGACAATCGGTTTATTGCCATTTTTTGAAACAGTGTTAGGAGTTTTAACAGATTCGAAATTACTGCAACTATCGAATCCAAACCAACCCCTACTTAAAAAGATACTAACAGAAGCACCAGGTACATACCACCACTCTGTGATGGTAGCAAACTTAAGTGAAACAGCTTGCGAAGCAATTGGTGCAAATGGATTGCTTGCAAGGGTAGGCTCTTATTATCATGATATCGGAAAGACGGTACGACCTCATTATTTTATTGAAAATCAATTATCAATAAATAATCCACATGATGTTATTGCGCCAAGACAAAGTGCAGAAATCATCATAAACCATCCATATGATGGGGCAGATATGTTAAAGAAGTATAAATTACCTAAAGATATTATTGATATAGCACAGCAGCATCATGGCACAACTTTATTGAAGTATTTTTACTATAAAGAAAAAGAGGGAAATAAACTTGTAAAGGAAAAACAGTATCGTTATCCTGGACCAAAACCTCAATCAAAAGAAGCAGCAATCATATGTATATGTGATTCTGTTGAAGCAGCAGTTCGTTCGCTTAATGAACCGACAGAAGAAAAAATTGAAGAAATAGTAGCGTCCATTGTGAATGATCGAATGATGGATGGTCAATTTGATGATACGCCTATTACCCTAAGAGACTTGAAAATAATTCGCCTTACAATATGTGAAGCACTCAAAGGTATTTTCCATTCCAGAATCCAGTATCCTATCAAGGAGGCAAAATAA
- a CDS encoding NfeD family protein: protein MLLGKKPLLYILILFSVLIGTLVDLGESVDANETGAGSLVYVIPIEKEVERGLEAFLSRATEEATDEGADHIVFEINTPGGRVDSAEEIAGILQNLEVETTSFIVNQALSAGSYIALNTDNIYMVPTATMGSSGIITQDGNAADQKAQSAWLASMRSAAESKDRDPLYAAAMADPSIDLPEYGASEGQYLTLDANSAIEVEYAQGIVENRVELLHELGLSDATVVETETTLAEEVARFLTNPVVIPILLSVASIGLILELFSPGFGIPGIMGIVSLLLFFYGHIIAGLAGMEAIVLLVIGMVLIIAEFYVSGGIVGALGIGAVIGSLFMSGYDLGHMSISIGIAFLVAVILAVILIRRIGMDKGVFRKVILKDQVTTDQGYVSSENRLELIGLEGIAVTPLRPSGSGVFEEERLDVISEGGFIDENMRIKIVKVEGVRIVVREI from the coding sequence ATTTTGCTGGGCAAAAAACCTTTACTATACATATTGATATTATTTTCAGTTTTGATTGGAACTTTAGTAGATCTAGGTGAATCTGTTGATGCAAATGAAACTGGAGCTGGAAGTTTAGTGTATGTTATACCGATTGAAAAAGAGGTAGAACGCGGCTTGGAAGCTTTTTTATCTCGTGCGACAGAAGAAGCTACCGATGAGGGTGCAGACCATATCGTATTTGAAATTAACACACCAGGTGGACGAGTAGATTCTGCTGAAGAAATTGCAGGAATCCTGCAGAATTTGGAAGTTGAAACGACCTCATTTATCGTTAACCAAGCGTTATCAGCTGGGTCATATATCGCTTTAAATACGGATAATATTTATATGGTACCAACGGCGACAATGGGGTCAAGCGGTATTATTACACAAGATGGAAATGCCGCAGACCAAAAGGCACAATCAGCTTGGTTAGCTTCCATGAGAAGTGCAGCTGAATCAAAAGACAGAGACCCCTTATATGCCGCAGCAATGGCAGATCCGAGTATCGACCTCCCAGAATACGGTGCATCTGAAGGGCAATATTTAACATTGGATGCTAATTCCGCGATCGAGGTTGAGTATGCTCAAGGTATTGTGGAGAATCGGGTTGAATTGTTACATGAATTAGGTTTATCAGATGCAACTGTTGTGGAAACTGAAACAACATTAGCGGAAGAGGTTGCTCGGTTTCTAACAAATCCAGTTGTTATTCCAATCTTGCTATCCGTAGCAAGTATAGGGCTAATCTTAGAATTATTCTCACCAGGGTTTGGTATTCCAGGCATAATGGGTATTGTGTCATTACTGTTATTCTTCTATGGCCACATTATAGCTGGATTAGCTGGTATGGAAGCAATTGTATTGCTTGTGATTGGAATGGTATTAATAATAGCTGAATTTTATGTATCTGGTGGAATTGTTGGTGCACTCGGTATTGGAGCAGTGATTGGTTCGTTATTTATGTCTGGTTATGATTTAGGACATATGTCTATAAGTATTGGAATTGCTTTTTTAGTAGCAGTGATACTCGCAGTCATACTGATCAGAAGAATTGGTATGGATAAGGGGGTATTTCGAAAGGTAATTTTAAAAGACCAAGTAACAACAGACCAGGGCTATGTATCTTCAGAGAACCGTTTAGAGTTAATTGGGTTAGAAGGTATAGCTGTTACACCTTTACGGCCATCAGGATCGGGTGTATTTGAGGAAGAACGGCTGGATGTTATTTCAGAAGGTGGCTTTATCGACGAGAATATGCGAATTAAAATCGTGAAAGTAGAAGGAGTTCGTATAGTCGTTAGAGAAATATAA
- the yqfC gene encoding sporulation protein YqfC, whose product MKKLQQRIRPWLVKYFALPSDVILELPRITIIGQLHVYIENHQGLETYSDTELRLKTNKGFIQILGSSFVLKMMLPEEILLEGTITEVKFISE is encoded by the coding sequence ATGAAAAAACTACAACAACGTATTCGTCCTTGGTTAGTAAAATATTTTGCCCTTCCTTCCGATGTAATTCTTGAATTACCACGAATAACAATAATTGGACAATTACATGTTTATATTGAAAATCATCAAGGACTAGAAACCTATTCCGATACGGAACTAAGATTAAAGACAAATAAAGGTTTTATACAAATTTTGGGATCTTCCTTTGTATTAAAGATGATGCTACCTGAAGAAATTTTATTGGAAGGTACAATAACAGAAGTAAAATTTATTTCTGAATAA